CAGCAACAAAAATTACTGAAAGCAGAAAAGCTGCAGAATTTGCAAGTGCTTTGGTGGTCTGGGAAGCATCTCAATGCCAGTTTACTGAAGACATTGCAGCCGGCAGTGGCGATCTCATCCTCTAAGTCTGTCGATCCAGACACGGCGGCCCAACTGAGTAAAGCCAAGGCCCAGCTATACTGGACGGAACGGGATGGTGCACTTCAGTGGACACCGGCAGGTGGATTTGAAACAATGCTAGAGGCAACGGAAAACAAAGCTTCCCTGCTGTAATTGGCAAAAGATCGAGTAAAATACTATAAATAGCGTCGGCACTTGGAGAGGTGGCAGAGCGGTTGAATGCGGTAGACTCGAAATCTACTTTAGGGGCAACCCTAACGTGGGTTCAAATCCCACCCTCTCCGTTGAAAACTTTACATATTAGCTAGTTGCCAGCAAGTAGCCATCGTCCTGATGGTCAGTTGAGATTTGGTATCAGTAGATAGCATTTGGGTATCGACTCAATGCGGGGTGCTGTCGAACCTTTCCACTCGCTTACTGACCGGCAAGGCTACTTCTATGCGTGTCTCGTTTGTTGCCATTTGTACCTTAACTGCCCTCGCTACCCAAGATTTGACCCGAACGGCTAGCGCTTATTCAACTTCACCCTCTCCACACCGAGAACAAGAGGCTAGTAATTTTGTCGTAAGTGGCAACACCGGCACACCTGTACCCGTTGTCCCTGTCGCTTCACCAGAAAGCTTTATCGTCCAAGTTGCCGGTCAGCGTCTTGCTGATGTGCCCGGTCACTGGGCGCAAAGTTTTATAGAACCTCTGGTTTCGCGGGGGATTATTCAAGGCTTTTCTGATGGAAACTTCCGACCGGACGTGGCACTAAATCGCGCTCAGTTTGCCACAATTATTCAACAAGCTTTTCAGAAAAATTCCCTGCGTCCTGCCGCTCAATTTGCCGATGTGCCGGCGAATTATTGGGCTTATAATGCGATTCAAAACGCGTATCAAATGGGCTTTATTAGGGGAGAGGGCAGTAACTTATTTAATCCCACTCAAAATATCTCCCGCGTGCAAGTTTTAGTCGGTTTGGCGGAAGGACTTAACTTAAAAGCCACTACCGTTAATCCGAATAACTTAGAGACTTATTTTGATGATGCCGGCAGCATACCTGAATACGCCCGTAATAGCGTTGCAGCAGCGATAGAAAATCGCCTGGTTGTTAATTATCCTAATATCCGTTCACTCAATCCTAATCAAGCCGCAACACGGGCAGAAGTCGCAGCGTTTCTCTATCAAGCCTTGGTTAAAACTGGACAGATGCCGGCGCTGACACCGAGCGCAGTTGCCAACCAGCCCCAAAATCAGCCACCACTGCCAACACTATCACCTAATCCGATTCGCATTGCGCCGCCGCCGCCTTCGGCTTTCAACACTCAGTTAATAACGAATACGACTTCTATCGCGGCACCTCCAGCCGGTTTCAGTGTGCGGCCAACAACTTCTGCAATTGAAGCTCAGCAGGCTGATTACACCTTAGGAGGGGGGGATCGCATCCGTCTGGATATTTTAAACGTTCCCGAATACGCGGGTGAATATCAAGTTTTGGTTAATGGTTCCGTAAACTTACCCTTGATTGGTAATGTATCGGTTAAAGGATTAACTTTGGAAGGGGCAGCTTCTACCATTTCTGGGAAGTACGCTTACTTTGTTAGGGAACCCATTATAACCATAAGTTTAATCGCACCGCGTCCTTTGAAAGTTGGGATTTCTGGAGAGGTCAATCGTCCTGGTTCTTATACCATTCCACTTGCCGGCGAAGGGGATGGGAACGGTGGAATTCAATTTCCTACAATCACCCAAGCAATTCAGCTAGCTGGGGGAATTAATCAAGCGTCAAACTTGCGTCAGGTGCTAGTGCGCCGGCCTCAATTAAGCGGTGCAGATCAAATCATTGGAATCGATTTGTGGGCACTCTTGCAAGGCGGCGATTTGCGTCAAGATTTAACGTTGCAAGATGGGGATATGATCTTTATTCCTACTTCAGTCAGCACTAATTTAGCAGAAGCGCCTAGATTGGCATCTGCCAGTTTTTCTGCGGCTAAAACTCAACCTTTAAATATTGCCGTCGTTGGAGAAGTTTCTAAACCCGGTTCTTATACCGTAACGGTGGATGAAGCCGGTGAGCGGGCAACTTTAACAAAGGCAATTAAAGTTGCTGGCGGAGTGACGCAATCTGCTGATATTCGTCGCGTACAAATTCGCCGGCCCACACAAGCCGGTTCACAACAACTAATTGCTGTAGATTTATGGCAACTTTTACGAGGTGGTGATCTTCAGCAAGATGTGATTTTGCAACAAGGCGATACGATTGTTATTCCAACTTCCACTGATGTTAATTTAGCAGAAGCTCCTCAATTAGCTGCCGCCAACTTTGCTGCTGATCAAACTCAACCTGTCAGTATTGCTGTGGTGGGTGAAGTTGCTCGTCCGGGATCTCATATTATTAAGTCAGATGAAAACGACACTATTCCAACGATCACACGAGCCATTCAAGTTGCCGGCGGCATCACGCAATTAGCTGATATCCGCCAGGTTCAAGTACGCCGCATGACAAGAGAAGGTTCTGAAAAAACCATTAACGTCAATCTTTGGGATCTTTTACAATCTGGTGATTTACGTCAAGATGTAACTTTACAACAAGGCGATACAATTGTTATTCCCACTGCAATTGCCCTGAATTCCGAAGAGGCAAATGAGCTGGCTTCTGCTAGTTTTTCACCCGCTGAAATTACTATCAATATAGTTGGAGAAGTGGTCAAACCAGGAGCCGTACAAGTTCCACCCAATACACCTTTAAATCAAGCATTGCTCGCAGCGGGCGGATTTAACACACGCGCGCGGAAAAGAACTGTGGAACTGGTTCGCCTCAACGCGAATGGCACAGTTTCTAAACGCAGTATAGAAATTGATCTTGAAAATGGAATTAATGAACAAAATAATCCAACTCTCCGCCCTAATGATGTGGTTATCGTTGGTAAATCTGGGTTAGCAGGCTTGTCAGATACGGTGGGTGATGTGTTAAGTCCACTGCGGTTTATTTTCCCAATTCTCAACTTGTTCTAATTCTCAAAGCAGCAGGGTTTGGGTGAGGAGTTGCATCTGCCGGCATTCTTTTAAATCATTCTTCAATCCCCTTAAATTTTCTGAGCTGAGTTAATGAATACGATAGAAAACCAACCATCTTCTCAGCAGCTTTTGCCTAAAGTTCATAACCGGCCACCTCAGATATTACCTCGCATTTACCTATCTGAAGCGCACAAACATGAGGATGAAGAATTCGATCTCAGCCAGGTTTTGCCGATTGTTCGTCGTAGAAGCGTTTTAATTGCCGGTGTAACAACGGGAGTGACGGCTGTCGTTGGAATTTGGAGTTTTACTCAAACACCTGAGTATGAAGGCAAATTTCAGTTGTTATTAGAGCCGATGATGCCTGGAAGTCAAGGTAATAACTTGCTTCCCATTGACTTGAAAAGCAAAATGCCGGCAGCCGGTTTAGATTATGAGTCGCAAATACAGGTTTTGTGGAGTCCTAAAGTCATGTCTCCGATTATTGAGCAATTACAAGCTCGATATAAAGATATGAGCTATGATTCTCTTTTTAATAAAGAAGCCGGGAAAAATCAGTTATTAATTCAGCGCTACAACAAAACTAAAATCATAGAAGTTCGATACCGCAACTTGGACAAAGGAAAAATTAACTTTGTTTTAGAAAAAGTCGCTCAAGGCTATGTTAACTACAGTATTGATGATCGCAAAACTTCTACTCGCGAAGGAATTAACTTTATCGAGAAGCAACTGCCTGATTTGCGCCGGCGTGTGGATGAGCAGCAAAGAAAACTTCTGGAATTTCGGCAGCAATTTAATATTATAAATCTGCAAATTCAGGGAGAGCAGCTATCTGAGCGAGTGATTCAAATTCAAAACCAGCGAGTAGAGGCAGAAACAACCTTAAATCAGCAGCGCTCACTCTATACGATGCTACAGCAACGTCTAGGTTTAGATCCTGATGATGCAATTGCCGCTGCGGCTTTAACTCAAGCACCTCGATATCAACAGTTGCTCAATAAACTTAAAGAAATAGAAACAAAGATTGCTATTGAATCAGCTCGATTTCATGAAACTAGCCCGACTCTGAGAATGTTGCGAGAGCAACAGCAAAATTTGATTCCTTTGTTGAATCAAGAAGCGCAACAAGTTTTAGGAAAAACAGGAAACATTAAGACTTTACCTTTCCAAGATTCAATTCGCTTGAATTTAGCTCAACAGTTAATCAATACTGCAAACACTATCCTCGTTCAAGAGGTGCGCTTAAACGCCACTGCAGAGGCGGAAAGGCAGTTAAATGAACAAGTAAGCCGATTTCCTTCCTTGGTTCGTGAACACTCAAATTTAGAAGCAGAATTAAATATAGCCACTGACACACTAAAGCAACTTTTAACACAACGAGAAGTGCTGCGGGTTGAAGCTGCTCAGCAGGAGGTGCCTTGGGAATTAATTTCTCTACCGGAAATTATGCAAGATATGAAAGGGATGCCGGTGCCTGTGTCTCCAAAACTGCCCATTACTTTAGCTTTAGGAGGAGCCGCCGGCTTGTTATTAGGTGCGGGTGCAGCTGCGTTGGCGGAACGACTGAACAATGTTTTCCACACGACTGATGATTTAAAAAATTCTCTAAGTTTACCTCTCTTAGGAATGATTCCTTATAGTGAGCAAACATTACTAAAGCCGTTAAGAGGGGAATTAGCGGAAGAGGAACTTAATTCGTCTCACCTCCTTAGTCCCTCCTTTTTCCAAGAAGCTTTTCGCTTACTTTATACAAAATTTCGCTTTCTAAAGTTGGACAAACGTATTCGATCTTTGGTGATTAGTTCTGCTACATCGGGAGATGGAAAATCTACAGTAGCGTTGAACTTAGCAAAAGCTGCGGCTGTTATGGGGCAGCGAGTATTATTGGTGGATGCAAACTTGCGCCGGCCTCAAATTCACACTCAGCTTGGCTTAGCACCCCAGAAAGGATTAAGTGATGTAATTTCCAGCAATATTCAAGTGAATAATGTGATTATTAAATCACAGATTGAGGAAAATTTATGGGTGCTAACTGCTGGAAAAATGCTAACAGATGCGCCTCAATTTCTTTCATCTAAAAATATGCAATATTTAATGAATAAGTTAAAATCCGCCTTTGATTTAGTTATTTATGATGCACCACCGCTGCTGAATGTGGCAGATAGTAAATTTCTGGCGGCAAATACAGATGGACTCATCCTAGTGGTGCGGATGGGTAAAACAAATCGGACTGTTTTGACACAAGTCTTGGATCGATTAAGCACTGGTGATTTTCCTGTTTTAGGTGTGATTGCAAATGAGGTACGAAAGGATAGTTTAAGGATGTATGATCGTTATTACAAAAAGCTTACAAAAACTCGTAATTTCGATACTCTATATCCTATGTTTTAAGAAATTAAAAATTTCATGAGAAAATAGGAACAGCCTAAATTTAGGATTACATCTGGTATTGAGTAGAATATAAATTCTCTGTAGTTTTTTATCTAAACGTTTATTTTAAGATTTTCATATAAATAACTCAAGCGGTAAGTGACCATACATTTCATTAATTCCTTCTTGATAAGAAGATTGACAAGAAACCAGAACGCCTCGATGTTTTCCTGTGTAGGAGTCAAAATAACATAAGCCTGTGAGAGGGTTGAACTTAATATAAACAGAGCCTTCAGCTTTGGAAATGTCGAGGGAAGCTTCATAGCCTAAAGCTTTTGCATAGCTTTCTAGCGCTAATAGACCTTGCTCTGGAGTGCCGGCGCAAATTCCTAATATTTGGTAATCAGAGTGGCCGGCTAGTAAAAGCAGGGCTTGACGGATTAAGACTTTTTCCGATTCAGAATCTACTGATTTTGTTTCTATACAGTTAAAAGGTGCAAGAAGTTGTTGGGCTTCTTGAATGGTCAGATTAGCCTGGTTCTGTAGGTTCATAGATGCTGATGTGATTGCAGTGATCGATTGGCTGTAAATGTGCCGGCGATAGAAAATTACGGCTTCTTGGCTTTCTTGCTACTGTGTGTCAGGGAACCCGCATTTATGAGAACCTGTGAGTTTCTGCAAATTAATGACAATATTAGCTCAAGGACATCGCTCAAACTCAATCAGCCGGCAAAACATTTACTCTTTATTAAACAATCCTCCCATTGTCCAAGCCAAATTAACCATTAAAGCCTTAGCGATGGCTTTTAATTCGTCTGCCGGTTCTGTGTCGCGAGGGTTAGAGTGATCGGGTGATTCCACGTCCGTTGCCGGCTGGATTTGGTCACCTGCAGGCTCTAAAAACACAGCATTATCAGCGTTGGGTTCTGGTAAAACTTCGGGTTCTGGTAAAACTTCCAAAGCCATATTTTGAATGTCTTCAGACATTGACTTGCAATTTCCTAAGTATCTAATGGACTTGTTTGTAGATGCAAGCTCACTGTGGCTGAGTTACAAAAGCTTCACTCCTGCGCTTAAAGGAATTGGCAATTGCTTTTTTCCTCGGAGTCTCAGACTATTCCCCGTTGTTTGACTTGATCACCACTAAAATAACCAGTTTGCCGGCCAGCACAACCCTACAATTGCTTTTTGTAGGATCATAGACCTATTCACCTGTCGCTAAAGTGGTGCTTGTGAATTAAATTAACTTCATTTAGTATTTTACCTATAGTTCTTATCATAAGTTAATTTTTTTCTGCTTTTGAGTCTCTGTGTTTCCACCGGCACCGAATCCCTTTAACGCATAAGCATTAAATTTCCAGGATAGAAAAGAGGCGCATAGGAACAAGGAAAGACCGCTTTTTTGGCGGATAAACCCACTTTAGCAAACTTTCCCTAATTGACACATATCTAAAAGTGTGCACTCCCAGACTAATCGTGGCTGGGCATAATTGAGCAAATACTGGCGGGCTGTTTCCAATCGGCGTAGAGGTAACTCATGAATTATGCCGGCTTGAAGTTGTTGTTGCCAGTAGCAGTGCTGTAAATACTCCACCAACCACAACTGCGCTTCCGTATCTAAAGCTTTGTCAATTTCTTTTGCCAGTTCTAAAGCTTTGCGGGGTGTGCGGGGCATTTGCGTTACCGCTTGCAGCAGTTCCGGGGGAATCGTTTGTAATTGCTGCCAACAGGTGATGGCATCTCCCGGACTTCCCTGCGCCTGCGCCATCACCGGCTCATTTGCCACAATTTCCTCA
This genomic window from Microcoleus sp. FACHB-68 contains:
- a CDS encoding S-layer homology domain-containing protein codes for the protein MVSVDSIWVSTQCGVLSNLSTRLLTGKATSMRVSFVAICTLTALATQDLTRTASAYSTSPSPHREQEASNFVVSGNTGTPVPVVPVASPESFIVQVAGQRLADVPGHWAQSFIEPLVSRGIIQGFSDGNFRPDVALNRAQFATIIQQAFQKNSLRPAAQFADVPANYWAYNAIQNAYQMGFIRGEGSNLFNPTQNISRVQVLVGLAEGLNLKATTVNPNNLETYFDDAGSIPEYARNSVAAAIENRLVVNYPNIRSLNPNQAATRAEVAAFLYQALVKTGQMPALTPSAVANQPQNQPPLPTLSPNPIRIAPPPPSAFNTQLITNTTSIAAPPAGFSVRPTTSAIEAQQADYTLGGGDRIRLDILNVPEYAGEYQVLVNGSVNLPLIGNVSVKGLTLEGAASTISGKYAYFVREPIITISLIAPRPLKVGISGEVNRPGSYTIPLAGEGDGNGGIQFPTITQAIQLAGGINQASNLRQVLVRRPQLSGADQIIGIDLWALLQGGDLRQDLTLQDGDMIFIPTSVSTNLAEAPRLASASFSAAKTQPLNIAVVGEVSKPGSYTVTVDEAGERATLTKAIKVAGGVTQSADIRRVQIRRPTQAGSQQLIAVDLWQLLRGGDLQQDVILQQGDTIVIPTSTDVNLAEAPQLAAANFAADQTQPVSIAVVGEVARPGSHIIKSDENDTIPTITRAIQVAGGITQLADIRQVQVRRMTREGSEKTINVNLWDLLQSGDLRQDVTLQQGDTIVIPTAIALNSEEANELASASFSPAEITINIVGEVVKPGAVQVPPNTPLNQALLAAGGFNTRARKRTVELVRLNANGTVSKRSIEIDLENGINEQNNPTLRPNDVVIVGKSGLAGLSDTVGDVLSPLRFIFPILNLF
- a CDS encoding polysaccharide biosynthesis tyrosine autokinase — encoded protein: MNTIENQPSSQQLLPKVHNRPPQILPRIYLSEAHKHEDEEFDLSQVLPIVRRRSVLIAGVTTGVTAVVGIWSFTQTPEYEGKFQLLLEPMMPGSQGNNLLPIDLKSKMPAAGLDYESQIQVLWSPKVMSPIIEQLQARYKDMSYDSLFNKEAGKNQLLIQRYNKTKIIEVRYRNLDKGKINFVLEKVAQGYVNYSIDDRKTSTREGINFIEKQLPDLRRRVDEQQRKLLEFRQQFNIINLQIQGEQLSERVIQIQNQRVEAETTLNQQRSLYTMLQQRLGLDPDDAIAAAALTQAPRYQQLLNKLKEIETKIAIESARFHETSPTLRMLREQQQNLIPLLNQEAQQVLGKTGNIKTLPFQDSIRLNLAQQLINTANTILVQEVRLNATAEAERQLNEQVSRFPSLVREHSNLEAELNIATDTLKQLLTQREVLRVEAAQQEVPWELISLPEIMQDMKGMPVPVSPKLPITLALGGAAGLLLGAGAAALAERLNNVFHTTDDLKNSLSLPLLGMIPYSEQTLLKPLRGELAEEELNSSHLLSPSFFQEAFRLLYTKFRFLKLDKRIRSLVISSATSGDGKSTVALNLAKAAAVMGQRVLLVDANLRRPQIHTQLGLAPQKGLSDVISSNIQVNNVIIKSQIEENLWVLTAGKMLTDAPQFLSSKNMQYLMNKLKSAFDLVIYDAPPLLNVADSKFLAANTDGLILVVRMGKTNRTVLTQVLDRLSTGDFPVLGVIANEVRKDSLRMYDRYYKKLTKTRNFDTLYPMF
- a CDS encoding DUF1824 family protein → MNLQNQANLTIQEAQQLLAPFNCIETKSVDSESEKVLIRQALLLLAGHSDYQILGICAGTPEQGLLALESYAKALGYEASLDISKAEGSVYIKFNPLTGLCYFDSYTGKHRGVLVSCQSSYQEGINEMYGHLPLELFI